The nucleotide window ATTCGGTTCCGGCGTCCGCTGCTGGTGCAGCATTCGTCATCGGGGTGACTTCGATGTATTCGCTGTGGCTTATCGTGACGAGCGACGTGCTGAACGTGAACGAAGTAGACCCCCACCGATCGGGGGTTTTCCCGTTCTGGAGGGAGAATATGTTGTATAGTGCATCGGGGTCGACCGATTCGGTTAGTGGTGGGAGGGACTGAACGGGGGTGTTCTCGGCCGTACTTACGGCCTGGATGACTGCAGTACTTACTGCTTC belongs to Halorarum halophilum and includes:
- a CDS encoding HalOD1 output domain-containing protein, with protein sequence MKYQMNSGEAVSTAVIQAVSTAENTPVQSLPPLTESVDPDALYNIFSLQNGKTPDRWGSTSFTFSTSLVTISHSEYIEVTPMTNAAPAADAGTEYSGTQTVQSETRR